The following are encoded together in the Planococcus antarcticus DSM 14505 genome:
- the msrA gene encoding peptide-methionine (S)-S-oxide reductase MsrA: MTIKQIEEGLHQSDRRLELATFGMGCFWGPEARFGGMPGVVRTRVGFAGGTELNPTYRQMGDHTETVQIEFDPLVISYTDVLREFWQNHYPNRDNYKGRQYISLWHYHTEQQHQTVEAIKKEMEAKLGETIETEITPFSGFTAAEERHQKYYLKRYPKALEQLAELYPDRELLTDSTFAARLNGFVKGYGTKDSVREEIAQWNMEEVEQKFLIKLFSKMKW, encoded by the coding sequence ATGACTATTAAGCAAATTGAAGAAGGTCTCCATCAAAGTGACAGACGATTGGAACTTGCCACTTTTGGGATGGGTTGCTTCTGGGGACCGGAGGCGCGATTCGGAGGCATGCCTGGAGTAGTAAGAACCCGTGTCGGTTTCGCAGGTGGAACGGAGCTGAATCCCACTTACCGGCAAATGGGTGACCACACGGAAACAGTCCAAATTGAATTCGACCCACTGGTAATCAGTTACACAGATGTGCTTAGGGAGTTCTGGCAGAACCATTACCCAAATCGCGATAATTATAAAGGGAGACAGTATATTTCGTTATGGCATTACCATACAGAGCAGCAGCACCAGACGGTTGAGGCTATCAAAAAAGAAATGGAAGCGAAATTGGGCGAAACAATTGAAACAGAAATTACACCCTTTAGCGGGTTCACTGCAGCTGAAGAACGTCATCAAAAATACTACTTGAAAAGATATCCCAAGGCATTGGAGCAGTTGGCAGAACTTTATCCGGACAGAGAATTGCTGACAGACTCAACTTTTGCTGCTCGACTAAATGGATTTGTGAAAGGTTATGGCACAAAAGACAGTGTGCGTGAAGAAATCGCACAATGGAACATGGAAGAAGTCGAACAAAAATTCTTGATT